In the Oryzias latipes chromosome 9, ASM223467v1 genome, one interval contains:
- the gramd2b gene encoding GRAM domain-containing protein 2B isoform X2 has product MSSDIENTTGHCHRCGRMVDEALQADQDHLELPGRKKPVLVRSKTLDNSLLTSVQTDADSKLDRKKSHYSQLSKSNSHYHKIFKEISKDEQLRQSYTCALQKDILYQGRMFVSDNWICFHSKVFGRDTKIAIPVTSITNIKKTKTAILLPNALVVATAHDRYVFVSFLSRDNTYKFLISACLHLEKSPCSSPIPSSVDHSFTSQRSPLSPRFPLSDRVGGRRQRSPESEESSSSDSQNLEYDKMAEFTVPPFLNVLSHAENTSAAEQHKAKKQHLNQQSTDVKQHSPNGTGSEVSIDNSLLKPVSLNNLLIIYIFLVCILVLSSCYLTFRIVSLEQRLSSLSLVPDLRLHENSILSRSAEVNTELFSELLTVNLLKLEKVQKNLQRLLEEAV; this is encoded by the exons ATGAG TTCCGACATTGAAAATACGACAGGACATTGTCACAGATGTGGGAGGATGGTTGACGAGGCTCTGCAGGCTGACCAGGACCACCTGGAGCTTCCAGGCAGGAAGAAACCTGTGCTGGTCAG gtcaAAAACTTTGGATAACTCGCTGCTGACGTCAGTCCAAACAGACGCAGACTCCAAGTTGGACAGAAAGAAGTCTCACTACAGCCAG CTTTCAAAGAGCAACAGCCACTACCATAAAATATTTAAGGAGATCAGCAAAGACGAGCAGCTCAGACAGA GTTACACCTGCGCCCTGCAGAAGGACATCCTCTATCAGGGGCGGATGTTTGTCTCCGATAACTGGATTTGCTTTCACTCCAAAGTTTTTGGAAGAGACACCAAG ATTGCCATTCCAGTGACTTCCATCACGAACATCAAGAAGACCAAAACTGCCATCCTTCTGCCAAATGCTTTGGTGGTTGCTACCGCACACGACAGG TACGTCTTTGTGTCCTTCCTGTCAAGAGACAACACCTACAAGTTTCTGATCTCCGCCTGTCTTCACCTGGAG AAGAGTCCGTGCAGCAGCCCCATCCCATCCTCAGTTGATCACAGCTTCACAAGCCAGAGGTCGCCGCTGTCGCCTCGTTTTCCTCTG AGTGACCGAGTTGgaggaaggaggcagaggagtCCGGAGTCCGAGGAGAGCAGCAGTTCCGACTCTCAGAATCTAGAATACGACAAGATGGCAG AGTTCACTGTTCCTCCATTTCTGAATGTTCTGAGCCACGCTGAAAACACAtcagctgcagagcagcacaaaGCCAAGAAGCAGCATCTGAACCAGCAGAGCACAGATGTCAAGCAGCACAGCCCCAATGGCACCG GCTCAGAGGTCAGCATTGACAACAGCCTCCTGAAACCAGTTTCTCTCAACAATCTGCTGATTATCTACATTTTCCT AGTCTGCATCTTGGTCCTGTCCTCGTGTTACCTGACGTTCAGAATCGTGTCGCTGGAGCAAAGGCTATCGTCGCTCAGCTTAGTGCCCGACTTGAGGCTTCATGA AAACAGCATTCTCTCGAGGAGTGCTGAGGTAAACACTGAGCTCTTCTCTGAACTACTGACCGTCAACCTGCTGAAGCTGGAGAAG GTGCAGAAGAACCTCCAGAGGCTGCTGGAGGAAGCTGTCTGA
- the gramd2b gene encoding GRAM domain-containing protein 2B isoform X1: MTCDTRSPADTPTPRCGSSRSGFSFQLSRLHTPALAWTNPERVMTEQCVEQQTSQEDVRGSNRGTLKSEERDYHSDIENTTGHCHRCGRMVDEALQADQDHLELPGRKKPVLVRSKTLDNSLLTSVQTDADSKLDRKKSHYSQLSKSNSHYHKIFKEISKDEQLRQSYTCALQKDILYQGRMFVSDNWICFHSKVFGRDTKIAIPVTSITNIKKTKTAILLPNALVVATAHDRYVFVSFLSRDNTYKFLISACLHLEKSPCSSPIPSSVDHSFTSQRSPLSPRFPLSDRVGGRRQRSPESEESSSSDSQNLEYDKMAEFTVPPFLNVLSHAENTSAAEQHKAKKQHLNQQSTDVKQHSPNGTGSEVSIDNSLLKPVSLNNLLIIYIFLVCILVLSSCYLTFRIVSLEQRLSSLSLVPDLRLHENSILSRSAEVNTELFSELLTVNLLKLEKVQKNLQRLLEEAV, encoded by the exons ATGACATGTGACACCAGAAGCCCAGCAGACACTCCCACCCCCAGGTGCGGGAGCAGCAGATCAGGCTTCAGCTTTCAGCTCTCACGGCTTCACACGCCGGCGCTGGCTTGGACGAATCCAGAGCGTGTGATGACAGAGCAGtgtgtggagcagcagacaTCGCAGGAGGACGTCCGGGGGAGCAACAGAGGAACCCTAAAGTCTGAGGAAAGAGACTACCA TTCCGACATTGAAAATACGACAGGACATTGTCACAGATGTGGGAGGATGGTTGACGAGGCTCTGCAGGCTGACCAGGACCACCTGGAGCTTCCAGGCAGGAAGAAACCTGTGCTGGTCAG gtcaAAAACTTTGGATAACTCGCTGCTGACGTCAGTCCAAACAGACGCAGACTCCAAGTTGGACAGAAAGAAGTCTCACTACAGCCAG CTTTCAAAGAGCAACAGCCACTACCATAAAATATTTAAGGAGATCAGCAAAGACGAGCAGCTCAGACAGA GTTACACCTGCGCCCTGCAGAAGGACATCCTCTATCAGGGGCGGATGTTTGTCTCCGATAACTGGATTTGCTTTCACTCCAAAGTTTTTGGAAGAGACACCAAG ATTGCCATTCCAGTGACTTCCATCACGAACATCAAGAAGACCAAAACTGCCATCCTTCTGCCAAATGCTTTGGTGGTTGCTACCGCACACGACAGG TACGTCTTTGTGTCCTTCCTGTCAAGAGACAACACCTACAAGTTTCTGATCTCCGCCTGTCTTCACCTGGAG AAGAGTCCGTGCAGCAGCCCCATCCCATCCTCAGTTGATCACAGCTTCACAAGCCAGAGGTCGCCGCTGTCGCCTCGTTTTCCTCTG AGTGACCGAGTTGgaggaaggaggcagaggagtCCGGAGTCCGAGGAGAGCAGCAGTTCCGACTCTCAGAATCTAGAATACGACAAGATGGCAG AGTTCACTGTTCCTCCATTTCTGAATGTTCTGAGCCACGCTGAAAACACAtcagctgcagagcagcacaaaGCCAAGAAGCAGCATCTGAACCAGCAGAGCACAGATGTCAAGCAGCACAGCCCCAATGGCACCG GCTCAGAGGTCAGCATTGACAACAGCCTCCTGAAACCAGTTTCTCTCAACAATCTGCTGATTATCTACATTTTCCT AGTCTGCATCTTGGTCCTGTCCTCGTGTTACCTGACGTTCAGAATCGTGTCGCTGGAGCAAAGGCTATCGTCGCTCAGCTTAGTGCCCGACTTGAGGCTTCATGA AAACAGCATTCTCTCGAGGAGTGCTGAGGTAAACACTGAGCTCTTCTCTGAACTACTGACCGTCAACCTGCTGAAGCTGGAGAAG GTGCAGAAGAACCTCCAGAGGCTGCTGGAGGAAGCTGTCTGA